Sequence from the Nitrosopumilus maritimus SCM1 genome:
TTGTCTAATTCCAAAAAGACAGGAGCTTGAAAGAAGATCAGAAGGAGTAATGTCAGATGCAGTAATCAAAGATAAAAAATACAGAGGAGGTCTAGTTGTTGAACCAAAAGAAGGAATACATTTTGATGTAGTAGTAATGGACTTTGCAAGTCTATATCCAAGCATTATCAAGGTTAGAAATCTATCATATGAAACAGTCAGATGTCCACATGAGGATTGTAAGAGAAATGAAGTTCCAGGAACAAATCACTGGACTTGCTCAAAGAAGAACGGTCTAACATCCATGATTATTGGCTCACTAAGGGATTTGAGGGTAAATTACTACAAGAGTTTATCAAAAAAAGAGACGCTAACTGATGAGCAAAGGCAGCAATACACAGTAGTCAGCCAAGCACTCAAGGTAATTCTAAACGCAAGCTATGGGGTAATGGGAGCTGAAATATTTCCATTGTATTTCCTTCCTGCAGCAGAAGCTACAACTGCAATTGGTAGACATACAATTCTAGAGACTATCAAAAAATGTGAATCTGCAGGTATTGAAGTTCTTTATGGAGATACAGACTCGTTGTTTATCAAGAATCCAACCAAGGAACAAATCCAAATTGTAATTGATCAAGCAAAAAAAGATCATGGTGTTGATTTAGAAATTGACAAGACATACAGGTACTGTGTACTTAGTAACAGAAAGAAAAACTATCTTGGAGTTACCAAAGAAGGAAAAGTAGATGTCAAAGGACTCACAGGAAAAAAATCACACACTCCGCCATTTATCAAAAAATTATTTTATGAATTACTTGATGTTTTATCTAAAGTTCAGACAATAGAAGATTTCGAGAAAGCAAAAAAAGAGATTTCTGAAAAAATTGCAACCTGTGGCAAAAAAGTAGAGGCAAAAGAGATACCATTAGAAGATTTGACATTTAACGTAATGCTTAGTAAAGCTCCATCAGAATACACAAAAACAATTCCACAACACATACGTGCAGCAAAACAACTTGAAACTATACGAGAGATAAAGAAAGGAGACAGAATTTCTTACATCAAAATTCTAAACAAGCCAGGGGTCAAACCAGTGGAAATGGCAAAAAAAGAGGAAATCGATTCTAAAAAATACATGGAGTTTATGGAATCAACACTTGAGCAAATCACATCATCAATGGATTTGGATTTTGATACAATTTTAGGAAAACCAAAACAGACAGGATTAGACGAATTTTTCTGGAATTAGTGAATAAAATGGAAGTTGATGGAACACTACTAACAATTCTAGGAGTAGCTGCAGGAATTTTAATTCTGACTGGATGGGTAGAGCAAATCTACAAGGGCTACAAGACAAAAAGTCTCAAAGATGTATCAAAATTTTTAATGATATTCATATCAGCAGGTGCAATTTTGTGGTTAATCTATGGAATAATAGTTGAAGACGTATTCATCATTGGAACAAATCTAGCTGCAATTGCATTGATGATGATTGTACTAGCTATGAAGAAGACATATGATAAAAAATTAAGAAGTTAAATTAAAGATTAAATACAATACAAGAAGGTTCAAAGAAAGATGTTTGTTATTAATTGTAAAAACTATGAAGAGATTTCAGGTGAAAAGATTACTAAATTTGTAAAGACTGCTGAAAAAGTATCAAAAAAATTCAAAGTAAAAATTGCAATTTGCCCACCTCAGCATTTGATTGGCGTTGTTGCAAACAGTTCAATTCCAATTTTTGCACAACACATTGATGATTCCAAAGTAGGTAGCACAACTGGATTTGTAATTCCAGAATTGTTAAAAAAATCCCAAGTAAATGGATCACTAATCAATCATAGCGAACATAGAATTTCATCAAAAGAGATCACAAAACTAGTATCAAAACTAAAAGAATTGAAGATGACATCAATTGTTTGTGTAAAAGATGTTGCTGAAGCAAGAAAATATGCAAAACTAAACCCAAATTATATTGCAATAGAGCCACCAGAGCTTATTGGATCAGGGAAAGCAGTGTCAACTGAAAGACCAGAATTAATTACAAAAGCAGCAAATGCTGTAAAAAGTGCAAATAACAATACAAAACTTCTTTGTGGTGCAGGAATTGTTTCTGGACAAGATGTTTCAAAGGCAGTAGAATTAGGATCAAAAGGGATCCTTGTGGCAAGCGGCATTATCAAAGCAAAGAATTGGGACAAAATAATTTCTGAATTTGCCAAGGCATTAGTTTAAAAAGCCAAAAAATTTACGCATTCTTGCATGGCAAAAACAAAACCAGTTTATGCATTTGAAGAGGCAGACAGCAAACAAAGAATGCTTCTAGGCGGAAAAGGAGCAGGATTAAGCGAGATGACTCGATTAAAACTCCCTGTACCTCCAGGATTCACAATCACAACTGAGGTTTGTAACAAGTATTACGAAAACAATCGAAAGCTACCAAAAGACGTCATGCCATCAGTGATGAAAAACATTGAAAAAATTGAAAAAAAGACTGGAAAAAAATGGAATTCAACAAAGAATCCATTACTAGTATCAGTAAGATCTGGCGCAGCAATTTCAATGCCAGGAATGATGGATACAATTTTGAATTTAGGATTAAATGAAAAAACAGTTGAGGGGTTAGCAACACAAACACAGAACCCACGTTTTGCTTGGGATTCTTATCGAAGATTTATCCAATTATTTGGAAAAGTTGTATTTGGAGTAAATGATGAAAAATTTGATCATGTGTTAGAGTCTGCAAAGACCAAACAAAAAGTAAAAGATGACAGTCAACTAAATGTAGAATCTTTAAAGAAAATCGTATCAGAGTATAAAAAAATCTGTGAAAAACACACAAAAAGAAAATTCCCAGATTCGCCTAATGAGCAATTAGGATTAGCAATTGAAGCAGTTTTCAAAAGTTGGATGGGAGAAAGAGCAATAGTTTATCGTGAAAAAAATAACATTACAAAAGATATTGCAAATGGAACAGCAGTCAATGTTGTTACCATGGTATTTGGAAACATGGGAGATGACAGTGCCACAGGTGTAGTCTTTACAAGAAATGGGCATAATGGTAAAAAGGAAATTGAGGGAGAATATCTAATCAATGCACAAGGTGAAGATGTAGTTGCAGGAGTTAGGACTGGAAAGAATGTTGCATTACTCAAAAAAGAGATGCCAAAATCCCATAAAGAATTATCTGATGCATGTTCAAAATTAGAAAAACACTTCAGAG
This genomic interval carries:
- a CDS encoding SemiSWEET family sugar transporter, which gives rise to MEVDGTLLTILGVAAGILILTGWVEQIYKGYKTKSLKDVSKFLMIFISAGAILWLIYGIIVEDVFIIGTNLAAIALMMIVLAMKKTYDKKLRS
- the tpiA gene encoding triose-phosphate isomerase produces the protein MFVINCKNYEEISGEKITKFVKTAEKVSKKFKVKIAICPPQHLIGVVANSSIPIFAQHIDDSKVGSTTGFVIPELLKKSQVNGSLINHSEHRISSKEITKLVSKLKELKMTSIVCVKDVAEARKYAKLNPNYIAIEPPELIGSGKAVSTERPELITKAANAVKSANNNTKLLCGAGIVSGQDVSKAVELGSKGILVASGIIKAKNWDKIISEFAKALV